From a single Oreochromis niloticus isolate F11D_XX linkage group LG4, O_niloticus_UMD_NMBU, whole genome shotgun sequence genomic region:
- the ppp1r35 gene encoding protein phosphatase 1 regulatory subunit 35 gives MQHEFLHWPFSPPSPLPVPLPFSSSPSLTCCPELNLSVTLGLPPKTSQSLPKPRKLKQSQQSEQAQLKHNPKGQTDRKRNRQVCSKEAVITVTPEPDIDSSSDAPFQDWLRGLRHVVEPPAPTSTHDLSCLERAELNSTLALKTRLQSLQDAQFDSQRAIQQTLQKSESTKNRINARATEEVNVSRSQLLFTSLVSVDVQEDQLITQLLQDKLLRAPPSQCRGRRNTKGPSSLFFITSDLLRQKPLSPEEVPFSRKLSTSACPAHSTFDLYRRQRSWETTP, from the exons ATGCAG CATGAGTTTCTCCACTGGCCATTCTCCCCCCCCTCTCCTCTCCCGGTCCCTCTCCCCTTCTCCTCATCTCCCTCCCTGACGTGTTGTCCTGAACTCAACCTATCGGTCACGCTCGGCCTCCCCCCTAAGACCAGCCAATCACTACCAAAGCCCCGCAAACTGAAACAGAGTCAGCAGAGTGAACAAGCACAGCTGAAGCACAACCCTAAAGGACAGACGGACAGAAAGAGGAACAGACAG gtgtgTTCTAAAGAGGCAGTCATCACAGTAACACCAGAGCCTGACATCGACTCCAGCAGTGACGCCCCATTTCAGGACTGGCTGAGAG GCCTCAGACATGTGGTGGAACCTCCTGCTCCAACATCCACTCATGACCTGAGCTGTCTGGAGAGGGCGGAGCTAAATTCTACCCTGGCTCTGAAGACTAGGCTTCAGTCACTGCAG GATGCTCAGTTTGACTCCCAGAGGGCAATTCAGCAAACACTACAGAAGTCAGAGAGCACAAAGAATCGTATTAATGCCAGAGCTACTGAAG AGGTGAACGTCTCTCGCTCTCAGCTTCTCTTCACTTCGTTGGTCAGCGTGGATGTGCAGGAGGATCAGCTGATAACCCAGTTGCTCCAAGATAAGCTGCTGCGAGCTCCACCTTCCCAGTGCCGTGGAAGGAGGAACACTAAAGGGCCCTCCTCCCTGTTTTTCATAACATCTGACCTGCTCAGGCAAAAGCCCCTTTCACCAGAGGAGGTGCCATTCAGCCGTAAGCTCTCCACATCAGCTTGCCCCGCCCACTCGACTTTTGACCTCTACAGACGGCAGCGGTCCTGGGAGACGACACCCTGA